One Gopherus evgoodei ecotype Sinaloan lineage chromosome 1, rGopEvg1_v1.p, whole genome shotgun sequence genomic window, TGGAGATTGAGCATGTACTGATGGGACAACATTTCCCTTAGAGGTTTGCTGTCATAAACTCTCATGATGCTGTAGAGGTAGCATTTCTGGCCTCGCTTCAGGTCCTGTAAGAGCAAGGTAGCACATGTCAATTTAAGTGTTAGGACTAAATTTACATCTGATACTAAACTGCTTTCAAACTGTAACGAGGGGATTCAAGTCCGCTATTCTACTGCAGGgggattttattaaataaagcagAAATTAAACCTGAGGAAGAAACCTTTACAGACAAGTTTTAATTGCAACTTCTTTAACTATTTATATACACTCAGAAACTAGGCTATAAGAATGGATAGCACCCTCTAAGATGTCACCTTTGCTCCTAAAGggacatttttgtttcatttaactAAAAGAGTTAAGTAAGACCCCAGGGCTGTGAGTGAAATACAAAGAAAGCTAAACTAGGCCTGCTATCAGTCTGTTACCTTCAGTAAGTAGGTATCCTGAGCAGATGGAGGAACTCGAATGCATGAAACTTTTGGAGAACGATGGGGACCAGGATTCCTCTTCCAAT contains:
- the FAM216B gene encoding protein FAM216B isoform X2; translation: MGENWKRNPGPHRSPKVSCIRVPPSAQDTYLLKDLKRGQKCYLYSIMRVYDSKPLREMLSHQYMLNLQRQNLLGHITEHEVQFYTSLLDQAEEREPRKVSARNSASLKSSVGRPQP